Genomic DNA from Oncorhynchus clarkii lewisi isolate Uvic-CL-2024 chromosome 28, UVic_Ocla_1.0, whole genome shotgun sequence:
ggacctcacgatacaatattatcacaatacttagtTGCCGATACTAGCGTTGAATGGCAGGAACCCGGTTACCGGGATTTACTGTCCAAAACCAGTAAATTATAATGAATAATTTATATGAACACCATGGCacgaaatggaactgttaaatgatATGCAATATCTAAATCTGGTTTCTCTACGGCCTATGCATGTTGaatcaacgctcagggtggggacatacagcccatctcagtatggagcgcagttcacaatgcatgtagacctaCAGTATCATCTCATGAAAAAAAAATGCATTAATATCTGCAGTAATATAAAGACCGAATGCGTGTCTAATTTACACATCTCCATCTGAATTTCGGGGGTCACCTTGTTTTTAACTGTAAGATAATATTTTTTttgcagctgcagagttttaaaacagcctatcACTCGAATATCGTTGCTTTAAATAAGTGCATGCGGGAGTACTCTCacagtctttctttctctctctctacatcaacTCCATTCAAATTGCTTCCAAAATACATAATTCTGTTCTAGATTGATATACATGTCCTAGCCTATCTCTTTCAGGCAATATATTCAATGCAGTATTAGCTTATATTTAGCAaattaatgatgggttatgcaAAATATGCTTCTTACATATAGCCTCTGTCTCTTGAGCAAAACACAAGCACCTGTGCTCCACTACCCTCTCTCCTTAAAAAACACTCCGTAGCTCTTGGAGTCCCAGGCAGGAAAAACTAGACCAGAATAGCTTGCTGGACATAATTATTTTTAGCATTTCTTATACCAATAGACAATTTGAAGAGAGACGCAAACTATTTttttgctgaatgttaaatactGCAGCCAATAGAACTCATGGGTAGTTTGAAAGAAATGTGAACACGAGATGGTGGTAAGCTgtagcagttatttattcagactcATAACCATTCAATCTTCATGAAGAGAAATGAATGCCTTCTGCATCTaattgtagtcctatattattcaagGATGTCATTAGAATGATTACGATAAGGACAACAAAACGTATTTAATTTAACTGTTGAACGCGAGGAAAgaatgaagcaacaatagagAAAACGGTAGGCTAATAACATTAGGTCTAAATATTATAAAAGGTATAAATGCGTCAGCCTACTAATTATACAAATAGGccctattatatttcaaaattaaAATCAAATTCGCCAACCTATACTTTGTAGGCCGCATGTGCTGCACCAGAATCGCATGTTTTCTTCtgctttatcatggtttgaacAATGTGCGCAATTCCAGtccatataatacagtataatacagtacagtaatacagttcacactcaaAAAGATGAGCCTACAGGAGTTAGTTTAATTTATTTACCCAAGAgcacatatagctagctacatctatgggcttttatGTTTTAATGTCGTGCGTAATGTGCAGTAGCCTATATCATATATGTATTGCATAACGGCCCAATCATTTGGGCTTTTTTGGgcttgggctcattaaatgtcataAATGTATGGCtcgtaaaatgtatttaatatatgTCTCATCAGGCTCAGCTAGCATCAGGTTTGAATGTTCATGCTGATCAAAtctctaatcaaatccagacattTATATGCTTCTTTGAATGACACTTACGGCTTTGGCGGGAAATACTGGGTTATCCGGGTgaaaagtgatttattctcgtgatggaacatttgtaaaaaacCTGGAAAATATTTAACCCTAgctgatacgatatgtattgcaattctcccgtttctatatgtattgcgagtCGATACTACGATTttatttgatgttccaaacatattagGGTAGCTTAGCGGTTAAGAGAGTTGGGTCAGtgactgaaaggtcgctggtttaaTCCCTGAGCTGGCAAGGTGGAAATATCTGCTGTTCTGCATGGCAgttacccccaacaacaacttTTCCTCGGGTGCAGATGACTTGGActtcgattaaggcagccccctgcaacTCTCCGATTCTGGGGGGGTTGGGTTCAATGCGTAAGACACATtccagttgaatgcattcagttgtactgaCTAGGTATCCGCCTTCTTTTATTACTCACTATATATTTTCTGAAGAGAGATACTTACTGTtgtaagggagagggggagatgtgaGACAGCTCAACAGGTGATCCTCAATTCTGCCACCCGGGAAAGGCTTGGAGCAGAACGGACAGCGGATATCTGGGGAGGAGACGACAACATGCTCATGTTTAACAACAACACATTAGAAAAACAAAAGAGGGGAGTTGATCAAATCAACTAATCAACTAATGAAATCAACTTGTCCATCATGCATGCCATTGGTCTTCAGTAGATGTTGACATTTGCGTGATCAGCGTGTCATGACGAATGATTAAGGTCAACTGACCCGTGATTAGTTTTCTAGTCATCATCATTCTAACAGACCAGGCAATCACGCATAAGAAGAGGAGTCCAGCCTCGGGGATGGGACGACGTGGGGGAGAGCGTTCCCAGTTGGCCTACATTCCTCTCTGGCCCTCCTGTCAGCCATGCCCAAGTGAGGACTTTGACCCATTTCCTAGACTTGCTCtgagctgtgtttgtgtgttatggCGCGTGGGAAAATAAATCCAATGTTGTGTTTGGGCAGGGGTCTCACTCATATACAACCacatctgtccatctgtctaATGAATAACATAACATAGGTCTACACTGAGAATCTCTCTCAGTCTGGGACGGGTCATATTGGAAACGTCCCTAGCTACCGTAAGTCAATGGATTTTGTTGAGAGTGATGCATGGGCTATTGTTAGAGAGCTCATTGATGAATCTCGAATGAATTCATGGGTGTGCTACATTCTGAAATTGTCAAAGCAGTCAGTTTGTAGTActactgtattagctagctaatcTATTAACAGCAGCCTGATTGTTACAACTTAAAACAATGGGTTCTGCTGTAATAAGTCAAGTAGCTTGTAAGCACGAGAGAAGATCATACCTCCAAGAATGCAGGTTCAGTAGTAAGCCTGGACAATTTGTGTCACCATAAAACTGATTGTTGAGCCCTAGCCTAATAGAGAATGGAGTATTTTTGTTGCCACTAACTTCATCATGGCTCTTTGGCCAAAGCATATAGGAAAATTAAATGGGGGTTTGAGGGTTTTTGGATAAACACAGAAAGAAAGTTAAatacaggcttaggagatcttatacattttgttctatgaTATTTAGTTCAATCAGCTAACGgcactttttgtgaatttttaagcatttatgtaatcaaaacaagcacataaaggcttcataatggtcatgttaactgactgatattatctcatagaacaaaatgtataagaCCTCctagcctgtgttaacctcagaccttattttagGTGTTTATCTAATCAAATccagctttatttatacagcacatttcagacatagAATGCAACGCAATGTGTTTTacaggaaaaatatatataacaaaacaattaaaataaaagctgaaatatatattACACAACACAAAAAACTAaatgacacaaactgaacaactaaAAAGCACATTCAGGAAAATCCAAGCTAAAAAATatgtgttttaagatctcttttaaatatgtccacagtttcagcCAGCCAGGTTATTCCAGAGGCTGGAGGCATAATAGGcgtaaaaagctattttggtcacaATCCTAACGTGTGATTCAGAATttagttcagaatctaaaataacacctAGGTTTTTTACCTGGTGTTGTATCTTTATTGCCTGTGAATTAAAATGTGCGGCTAGATTCTCTCTCGgtgctttggctccaacaataagtACCTCAGTCTTGTCTTGATTTggctggaggaagttgtgagccacccaggtatttaaatcactaatacagtctaatTTATTTATGAAGCTAAAATCATCTGGTGACACAGGAATGTAAAGTTTTATAACGTCTGCgtagcagtgaaaatcaatgctgtgctttctgataaTGCTGCCAAGGGGTAACATATATAAACTGAACAGTACACCAGACCCAAAATCCCCAACCCCCATTTATTTCCCCTACAAGAATGGCTGGACGAACCAGATATAACTAATTTCAAGTTTTTTGGACCACAAGCTGGCAAGCTCTATACCAATGGGGCATTTCACTGTGTTTTtgttcacactgtgtgtgtgataatgtATCGGTTGTCAAATCTGCGAGAGAAAATAGGAACAGCAACttaaacaatacacacacaaaaacacaacatgGGTGGTCTCGTATAAACTTACTGCCATGTCGGTTGTTGACACGGTAGAGGCTAATCCAAGCCTCCGACACTGGGCGCTGATGGATGCCTCTCATCCGTGCGGATCTTGCGCTGACGTTGCGCCCAGAAGAGTGTCGATTACCGGGTAAACGTTCAGAGAAAGTGCGGTGAAGCACTTGGCCTGTCTCCTCTCCAGGCAGATGTTCCCCGTTTACAGCACCCGCAGGACTGCTATTGCAGTCTTCCTCGCGTTTGCATTCGCTGTTGTCTTCTGCTGGTGATGATGGGCTGATGGACGGGTGGCTCTTGTGATCGACGGGGCTTCCACCGGTGCTCGCCTGTTGCCCCATGTCCGAATCGCTGCCCTCCTCCGATCGGCTACGGTTGGTCTCTGAATCGTCAAAACTCCCCAAAAAGTCTACCATAATACTGGTGGGCCTATTGCACCGGGGTCGTCGATAGGAATCCCGAGTGATGCCATCTTTCCCGAAAGTCGAAGGCACTGGGTCCTCTTGTAAACGACTAGCTCTTGTCCCCATCTCTTTCGTTGAGAGCAGTTAGCAAGCCAGCTAACTCACCTATCTAACGTTAGATAAACTAGCCTTCTCAGTACCTTTACGGACCACAAAACAGGAGATTTTAGATGGTGTTATTCTCGAAAATTTTATTTCAAATTTTTCCCACGATCTCTTAAATGATATTTGTTCTATAAATAGAGTATTGTCTACCGGTTGATATCCCTCGTCTGTCTATGCTGGCAGCAGCGGAAGTGAATTTAGTTTCTTCTTCGGTATCATGGCGTTTTCACATTTTGtttgtgcatgccgccacctactgtgcggaAGTGTGTGTTCAATCACGTTGCATTTTGTGAACACATAAAAAGGGTGAAAATGAAAAATtgcaccaccaactaaccctacacctacATACCACAATTTCATTAAAATAAAAATCCCCACCctattccactactttgacccttaCTGATCCTACACCAGGCCAACGGCATGAGAGGATGGCACTCTTTAGTTCAACACACCTTGCAACTCTTCTGCCATAAAACCTTGTGCACCCAAGTACATcgctgcagctgccaccacaacatctatttttTGTGATTTGCGTTCCATTTCtgcggtacagttgataaccatggcAATGAATGCTAAGAAGCCAACGTTACTGAAGCACAAATTCTATCACTCTGTATTGGCTTAAGGCCTACTACTCAGCCTTGACCCATCATCCTCTACTCTCTccactgcctcagcatacaacATCTGTTCTACTCTGACCCTGACAACCTAAACCTGTCTCCCTCGCACTGGTCACTtctgatccccagcaacatggTCACCTCCACAATTGACCGTTTTTTCCACTGATACTACACATTTGTCCCATGCACTCCTGCATACTTCTCACATCtcagaatctccctcctacacactgctgtaaCATGACCCTCAGCTTGGCAT
This window encodes:
- the LOC139386963 gene encoding E3 ubiquitin-protein ligase znrf1; this translates as MGTRASRLQEDPVPSTFGKDGITRDSYRRPRCNRPTSIMVDFLGSFDDSETNRSRSEEGSDSDMGQQASTGGSPVDHKSHPSISPSSPAEDNSECKREEDCNSSPAGAVNGEHLPGEETGQVLHRTFSERLPGNRHSSGRNVSARSARMRGIHQRPVSEAWISLYRVNNRHGNIRCPFCSKPFPGGRIEDHLLSCLTSPPLPYNMDVLSKDSGECSICLDELQQGETIARLACLCVYHKSCIDSWAKVKTCCPEHPFD